From a single Tachypleus tridentatus isolate NWPU-2018 chromosome 6, ASM421037v1, whole genome shotgun sequence genomic region:
- the LOC143252270 gene encoding uncharacterized protein LOC143252270 isoform X2, which produces MVNKPRVSFWKRRVPCTIFSWSMVLLLVTVALVAALLNLVCIMNFNLALIIAFSSSFVDEIFYSVFISPDGSLNGILNFTLSDFNISEFSVDMNIVSETYTSVEYCNVLYP; this is translated from the exons ATg GTAAACAAACCACGTGTTTCCTTTTGGAAGAGACGAGTACCATGCACCATATTTTCCTGGTCTATGGTGTTACTACTT gttacagtagctcttgtTGCTGCACTGTTGAACCTTGTGTGCATAATGAACTTTAACCTG GCATTGATCATCGCCTTTTCTTCAAGTTTTGTTGATGAAATATTctattcagttttcatttcaccagatgggtcacTGAATGgaattctgaactttactctatcagatttcaatatcagtgagtTTTCTGTTGATATGAATATCGTTTCTGAAACCTACACCAgtgtggaatactgcaa
- the LOC143252270 gene encoding uncharacterized protein LOC143252270 isoform X3, giving the protein MVLLLVTVALVAALLNLVCIMNFNLALIIAFSSSFVDEIFYSVFISPDGSLNGILNFTLSDFNISEFSVDMNIVSETYTSVEYCNVLYP; this is encoded by the exons ATGGTGTTACTACTT gttacagtagctcttgtTGCTGCACTGTTGAACCTTGTGTGCATAATGAACTTTAACCTG GCATTGATCATCGCCTTTTCTTCAAGTTTTGTTGATGAAATATTctattcagttttcatttcaccagatgggtcacTGAATGgaattctgaactttactctatcagatttcaatatcagtgagtTTTCTGTTGATATGAATATCGTTTCTGAAACCTACACCAgtgtggaatactgcaa